One part of the Hydrogenobacter sp. T-2 genome encodes these proteins:
- a CDS encoding polysaccharide deacetylase family protein yields the protein MKLAIVELHDVSPYYRVEFLSALELLEDVELNRFSLLVVPYFWEYAPLRGDGNFLNLIKNLGAELVLHGYTHKGKKRLQDLLWTDGEGEFGGLDLIETYERVRSGLELMEYLGLKTTIFVPPAWIGNPYLEDVLYSLGFEGVAYRWHIKDLGNEKSISSPVLSFSSRNLLSWLSLKALPSMQRLYKDHQVLRLALHMTDFRDERKVRLWKEILSNIKKERRLISYGELLSKSGLAPSFKGFQPAGGLV from the coding sequence ATGAAGCTCGCAATAGTGGAACTGCATGATGTGAGCCCTTACTATAGGGTGGAGTTTTTAAGTGCCCTTGAGCTTTTAGAGGATGTGGAATTGAATAGATTTTCCCTCTTGGTAGTGCCTTACTTCTGGGAATATGCACCACTGAGAGGAGATGGGAACTTTTTGAACCTCATAAAAAACCTCGGAGCGGAGTTAGTATTGCACGGTTATACACACAAAGGCAAAAAAAGGCTTCAAGACCTGCTTTGGACGGACGGGGAGGGAGAGTTTGGAGGACTTGACCTAATTGAAACCTATGAGAGGGTTCGCTCAGGCTTGGAGCTTATGGAATACCTCGGTCTAAAAACCACCATCTTTGTCCCACCCGCATGGATAGGAAATCCTTACCTTGAGGATGTGCTTTACTCTCTTGGTTTTGAAGGCGTAGCCTACAGGTGGCATATAAAAGACTTAGGCAATGAAAAAAGCATAAGCTCTCCCGTTCTTAGCTTTAGCAGTAGAAATCTTCTGTCTTGGCTTAGCTTAAAGGCTCTTCCCAGCATGCAAAGGCTCTACAAAGACCACCAAGTTCTCAGGCTTGCACTTCATATGACAGACTTTAGAGACGAGAGAAAGGTCAGGCTTTGGAAAGAAATACTAAGCAATATAAAAAAGGAAAGGAGGTTAATAAGCTATGGGGAATTACTTAGCAAAAGCGGACTTGCACCTTCATTCAAAGGCTTCCAACCTGCCGGGGGGTTGGTTTAG
- the thiC gene encoding phosphomethylpyrimidine synthase ThiC codes for MLRAEWIEGRRKYKNKTQMHLARQSIITEEMQYVAKREGLHPEFVRQEVARGRMIIPANINHLHLEPMCIGINSRVKVNANIGNSGLASDIPTEVEKARVAIKYGADTIMDLSTGEAIKETREAIIAASTVPVGTVPIYEALRRAKGNVKNMTVDLILDVIEEQAQQGVSYMTIHAGVLREFLPMVQHRVMGIVSRGGAIMAQWMVEHGKQNPLYEHFDKICEIFKKYDVSFSLGDGLRPGAIADASDEAQLSELKVLGELTERAWRHDVQVMVEGPGHVPMDQIEFNMKVQQKVCHEAPFYVLGPLVIDIAPGYDHIASAIGAAMAGWYGAAMLCYVTPKEHLGLPNLEDVKQGVIAYKIAAHAADVAKNWPGAREWDLEMSKARFAFDWNRQFELALDQETARAYHDETLPQEGYKTAKFCSMCGPEFCAYKISQNVSSKMEEVLHLENWIAP; via the coding sequence ATGCTAAGAGCGGAATGGATAGAGGGTAGAAGGAAATACAAAAACAAAACCCAAATGCACCTTGCCCGTCAGAGTATCATAACAGAGGAAATGCAATATGTTGCCAAGAGGGAAGGTTTACACCCTGAGTTTGTTCGTCAAGAGGTTGCACGCGGGAGGATGATAATACCTGCCAACATAAACCATCTGCACCTTGAGCCCATGTGTATAGGTATAAACTCAAGGGTAAAGGTTAACGCCAACATAGGAAACTCTGGCTTGGCTTCTGATATACCTACAGAGGTAGAGAAGGCAAGGGTAGCCATAAAGTATGGTGCGGACACCATAATGGACCTATCCACTGGCGAAGCCATAAAGGAAACAAGGGAAGCCATAATAGCTGCAAGCACTGTCCCCGTTGGCACTGTCCCCATATACGAAGCCCTGAGGAGGGCAAAGGGTAATGTCAAAAATATGACTGTAGACCTTATTCTTGATGTGATAGAAGAGCAGGCTCAACAGGGTGTTTCCTATATGACCATCCACGCCGGTGTGCTAAGGGAGTTCTTGCCTATGGTTCAACACAGGGTTATGGGTATTGTTTCTCGTGGTGGTGCCATAATGGCACAGTGGATGGTAGAACACGGAAAACAAAACCCACTATATGAGCATTTTGACAAGATATGTGAGATATTCAAAAAATACGATGTGAGCTTTTCCCTTGGAGATGGTCTAAGACCTGGGGCTATAGCGGATGCGTCAGATGAGGCACAGCTTTCAGAACTCAAAGTCCTCGGTGAGCTTACAGAGAGGGCTTGGAGGCACGATGTGCAGGTGATGGTAGAAGGGCCAGGGCACGTGCCTATGGACCAGATAGAGTTCAATATGAAGGTGCAGCAAAAGGTGTGCCACGAAGCACCCTTTTATGTGCTTGGACCGCTTGTGATAGATATCGCACCGGGTTATGACCATATAGCCTCTGCCATAGGCGCAGCGATGGCAGGCTGGTATGGTGCGGCGATGCTTTGCTATGTGACTCCAAAGGAGCACCTTGGTCTTCCAAACCTTGAAGACGTAAAGCAGGGAGTTATAGCCTACAAGATCGCTGCACACGCTGCAGACGTGGCTAAGAACTGGCCCGGTGCAAGGGAGTGGGACCTTGAGATGTCAAAGGCTCGCTTCGCCTTTGATTGGAACAGGCAGTTTGAGCTTGCCCTTGACCAAGAGACCGCAAGGGCATACCATGACGAAACACTACCACAGGAAGGCTACAAGACCGCCAAGTTCTGCTCCATGTGCGGTCCTGAGTTTTGTGCCTATAAGATATCTCAAAATGTCTCTTCTAAGATGGAAGAGGTCCTTCATCTTGAAAACTGGATAGCTCCATAA
- a CDS encoding peptidoglycan DD-metalloendopeptidase family protein, producing MKDRITITILWHDHRKPLSLSVRKSFLRNLAILLSLVLLLLISLKAWALWNYVEKWRLLAKKEQLIQRVADLEEEWKRLDEERRKIEEKKHRLSHLEKKLLDIQKYLSERGVKINLRGAVGGGRAFEPAHLDYLEALNLFAEETYKSLKGLPIGYPVSGNITSTYGLRKNPFGRGYEFHTGIDIEAPQGTPVRATADGVVVLADRFGNYGKTVIIRHPTGYSTLYAHLSRIEVHNGQRIRAGQTIGRVGSTGRSTGPHLHYEVILDNKALDPMKFLVWR from the coding sequence ATGAAGGATAGGATTACAATAACAATTTTATGGCATGACCACAGGAAACCACTCAGTCTTAGCGTAAGAAAGTCCTTTTTGAGGAATTTGGCTATCTTGCTTTCCCTTGTGCTTTTGCTCCTTATAAGCCTTAAGGCTTGGGCTCTTTGGAATTATGTAGAGAAGTGGAGGTTATTGGCTAAGAAGGAACAGCTCATACAAAGGGTTGCTGACTTAGAAGAAGAGTGGAAAAGGCTTGACGAGGAAAGGCGGAAGATAGAAGAGAAAAAGCACAGGCTTAGTCACTTGGAGAAAAAGCTGTTGGATATACAGAAATACCTCTCAGAAAGGGGGGTGAAAATAAACTTAAGGGGTGCGGTAGGTGGTGGAAGGGCCTTTGAACCTGCACATTTAGACTACCTTGAAGCCCTAAATCTTTTTGCAGAAGAGACTTACAAAAGCTTGAAGGGTCTACCCATAGGTTATCCAGTCTCAGGAAACATAACCTCCACCTACGGACTTCGTAAAAATCCCTTCGGCAGGGGATATGAGTTTCATACAGGTATAGACATAGAAGCACCACAAGGCACACCTGTTAGGGCTACTGCGGATGGTGTTGTGGTGCTTGCGGACAGGTTTGGGAATTATGGGAAAACTGTAATAATAAGGCATCCTACTGGTTATTCTACCCTATACGCTCATCTGTCTCGTATTGAGGTCCATAATGGTCAACGCATAAGGGCAGGTCAGACAATAGGTAGAGTTGGCTCTACAGGCAGGTCTACTGGACCACACCTTCATTATGAGGTTATATTGGACAACAAGGCTTTAGACCCCATGAAGTTCTTAGTTTGGAGGTAA
- a CDS encoding bactofilin family protein produces the protein MLGPKKQDKQAPEKVETFIAHGVEFEGNIKLTDGTVVRVDGKVIGDVKGRASLIVGKSAEILGNLELERVVIYGKIEGNIKAKDVDLQGGVVKGDITAEVLHIERGSIFNGKCVMEEASKGGQSPQ, from the coding sequence ATGCTCGGCCCAAAGAAACAAGATAAACAAGCTCCAGAAAAGGTTGAAACCTTTATAGCCCATGGAGTGGAGTTTGAGGGTAATATAAAACTTACCGATGGCACGGTGGTAAGGGTAGATGGCAAAGTTATAGGAGACGTAAAGGGTAGGGCAAGCCTAATAGTGGGGAAAAGTGCTGAGATACTGGGTAATTTGGAGTTGGAACGCGTGGTTATATATGGCAAAATTGAGGGTAATATAAAGGCTAAGGATGTAGACCTGCAGGGTGGTGTAGTAAAAGGAGATATAACCGCAGAAGTGCTTCACATAGAAAGAGGGTCTATCTTTAACGGAAAATGTGTTATGGAGGAAGCAAGTAAAGGGGGGCAAAGCCCCCAATAA
- the acs gene encoding acetate--CoA ligase: MEVREEVHLKVEEKYSPPAHIVERAWVKDYDSLYQESIKDREAFWAKVAEELHWFKKWDKVLEWNYPYAKWFVNGKTNITYNCLDRHVQAGKRNKVAYIFVDEDGREKKITYGELLELVNRIANGLKSLGVKKGDRVSIYMPNTIEAIACMLACARIGAIHSVVFAGFSEGALRLRIEDAKAKVVLTASYTKRRGKKIDLFATVQRAIDGLGFVEKVVVWDRDGDVLNGSGGLFVSFDELVKNSSPNCEPVEMDAEDPLFILYTSGTTGKPKGVLHTTGGYMVGTYFTTKITFDLHEDDIYWCTADIGWITGHSYIVYGPLANGVTSLITEGAPDYPDPGRWWSYVEKYRVNVFYTAPTAIRMFMRYGEQWPAKYDLSSLRILGSVGEPINPEAWHWYYKHIGRENCAIVDTWWQTETGMHMITTIPAYPAKPGKAGKPYFGIEVAVVDSSGKELPPNTVGNLVIKTPWPSMLRTCWGEPDRYEKYWNTIQGYYFAGDLASYDEEDYIMILGRADDVLNVAGHRIGTMEVESALVDHSAVAEAAVIGKPHEIKGESIKAFVILKKGVEPTDHLKEEIKQHVRQILGAIAVPDEIEFVEKLPKTRSGKIMRRVLKAQELGLPVGDVSTLED; the protein is encoded by the coding sequence ATGGAAGTAAGGGAAGAGGTTCACCTCAAGGTGGAAGAAAAGTATAGTCCTCCAGCCCACATAGTGGAGAGGGCATGGGTCAAGGACTACGACAGCCTATACCAAGAGTCCATCAAGGACAGAGAAGCCTTCTGGGCGAAGGTGGCAGAGGAACTACACTGGTTTAAAAAGTGGGACAAGGTGCTTGAGTGGAACTACCCCTACGCCAAATGGTTTGTAAACGGCAAAACCAACATAACCTACAACTGCCTTGACAGGCACGTGCAGGCAGGCAAAAGAAACAAGGTCGCTTACATCTTTGTGGACGAGGATGGAAGGGAGAAAAAGATAACCTACGGCGAGCTCTTGGAGCTTGTAAACCGTATAGCCAATGGTCTTAAGTCCCTTGGTGTTAAAAAAGGAGATAGGGTCTCCATATACATGCCTAATACCATAGAAGCTATAGCTTGTATGCTTGCGTGTGCCAGAATTGGTGCAATACATAGCGTGGTTTTTGCAGGTTTTAGCGAAGGGGCTCTCAGGCTCAGAATTGAAGATGCAAAGGCAAAGGTGGTGCTAACCGCCAGCTATACGAAAAGAAGAGGTAAAAAGATTGACCTCTTTGCCACAGTGCAAAGGGCTATAGATGGTCTTGGCTTTGTGGAAAAGGTGGTGGTCTGGGACAGGGACGGTGATGTGTTAAATGGCTCTGGAGGACTTTTTGTGAGCTTTGATGAGCTTGTTAAAAACAGCTCTCCAAACTGTGAACCCGTGGAAATGGATGCGGAAGACCCTCTCTTTATACTCTACACTTCTGGAACTACAGGTAAACCCAAGGGTGTGCTCCATACCACCGGTGGCTACATGGTGGGTACATACTTTACTACAAAGATAACCTTTGACCTTCATGAGGATGACATTTACTGGTGTACCGCGGACATAGGATGGATAACTGGACACAGCTACATAGTCTATGGACCCCTTGCCAACGGAGTTACTTCCCTGATAACAGAAGGTGCACCAGACTACCCTGACCCCGGAAGATGGTGGAGCTATGTAGAAAAATATAGGGTAAATGTTTTCTACACCGCACCCACTGCCATAAGGATGTTTATGAGATATGGAGAGCAGTGGCCTGCCAAGTATGACCTTTCTTCTCTGAGAATACTGGGTTCTGTGGGTGAGCCCATAAACCCAGAGGCTTGGCATTGGTATTACAAGCACATAGGCAGGGAAAACTGTGCCATAGTAGACACTTGGTGGCAAACAGAAACAGGTATGCATATGATAACTACTATTCCCGCATACCCTGCTAAGCCCGGAAAGGCAGGAAAACCCTACTTTGGCATAGAGGTGGCGGTCGTAGACAGCTCTGGGAAAGAGCTTCCACCTAATACAGTGGGCAACTTGGTTATAAAAACCCCATGGCCCTCCATGCTTAGAACCTGCTGGGGTGAGCCAGATAGGTATGAAAAGTATTGGAACACCATCCAAGGATACTATTTTGCAGGAGACCTTGCCTCTTACGACGAAGAAGACTACATAATGATACTGGGTCGTGCGGACGATGTGCTCAACGTGGCAGGACACAGGATAGGAACTATGGAAGTGGAAAGTGCTCTTGTAGACCATTCAGCGGTGGCGGAAGCAGCGGTTATAGGAAAGCCTCATGAGATAAAAGGTGAGTCTATAAAGGCCTTTGTAATTCTAAAGAAGGGTGTTGAACCCACAGACCACCTCAAGGAAGAGATAAAACAGCACGTAAGACAGATACTCGGTGCTATAGCAGTCCCAGACGAGATAGAGTTTGTGGAAAAACTTCCCAAGACAAGAAGCGGAAAGATAATGAGAAGGGTGCTAAAGGCTCAGGAGCTCGGGCTTCCTGTGGGAGATGTTTCAACGCTGGAAGACTAA
- a CDS encoding DUF4212 domain-containing protein: protein MLSKEQLESYWRENRNLMILVLLIWALVSYGAALISGWLNKIVIFGFPLGYYMGSQGALIVFLILIIFYAKKMDSVDKKYGVEEE from the coding sequence ATGCTGTCAAAAGAACAGCTGGAAAGCTATTGGCGGGAGAACCGAAACCTTATGATTCTGGTTCTCCTAATCTGGGCTCTTGTCTCCTACGGTGCAGCCCTTATATCAGGCTGGCTCAACAAAATAGTTATATTTGGCTTCCCTCTTGGTTATTACATGGGGTCTCAGGGTGCTTTGATAGTTTTCCTTATTCTTATCATCTTTTATGCAAAGAAAATGGACAGTGTAGATAAAAAATACGGAGTAGAGGAGGAATAA
- a CDS encoding sodium:solute symporter family protein → MVDRNFIERLRKVYAIYTGGLILLLILLYIGEKFFGLSPTFIGYVFLFGTIAVYAAIGIISRTGQVAEYYVAGRRVPAVFNGMATAADWMSAASFIGMAGALALQGYNGLAFIMGWTGGYVLLGVLIAPYLRKFGAYTIPDFLDARYGGKFPRFVGIVATLIVSFTYLVAQITGVGIIASRLLGLPFEVGVFVGLVGILVCSFLGGMKAVTWTQVAQYIVLIIAYLIPVTVLSYKYTGNPISQVSYGFALQGIEQKFAQLREDPKEQEVREIWKKRAEELKAKIETLPQSWEQGKRELEEKLRALPADDPQRAEIEKQLKEYPKSPEEAKEKWTDAMKKATEASKPPKSYITPPSDAKGMANFLALTLMLMLGTAGLPHVIMRFYTTPTVREARTSAGWALFFILLLYITAPAYAAFGRYEMLNLVGKAFSELPDWVQKWAKVNLITIRDLNGDGIVQFAEISIHPDMIVLATPEIAGLPYVIAGFVAAGGLAAALSTADGLLITISNAISHDLYYKMINPNLSPSTRVKIGKALLLVVALIGAYVASFRLAIIVELVAWAFSLAAASLFPALVLGIWDKRMNKQGAIAGMIVGLTATIIYLYLSRFKGIELFGIKPIASGIFGMPLNFLVALVVSRLTPPPPQKLQEFVDSIRYPKGAVKAGAQE, encoded by the coding sequence ATGGTGGATAGGAATTTTATAGAAAGGCTAAGAAAGGTATACGCCATCTACACTGGTGGTCTCATATTGCTTCTTATTCTTCTTTACATTGGTGAAAAGTTCTTTGGACTTTCTCCCACCTTTATAGGCTATGTTTTCCTTTTCGGAACTATAGCGGTATACGCTGCCATAGGTATTATTTCAAGAACGGGTCAAGTTGCGGAATACTATGTGGCAGGAAGAAGAGTGCCTGCGGTTTTTAACGGAATGGCAACTGCAGCGGACTGGATGTCCGCAGCCTCTTTTATAGGAATGGCTGGAGCTCTCGCACTTCAGGGTTATAACGGTCTTGCTTTCATTATGGGATGGACTGGAGGATACGTGCTTTTGGGTGTCCTTATAGCACCCTATCTGAGAAAGTTTGGTGCATACACCATTCCAGACTTCTTGGATGCCCGATATGGTGGCAAGTTTCCGAGGTTTGTAGGTATAGTGGCAACTCTTATAGTGTCCTTTACCTACCTTGTTGCACAGATAACTGGTGTTGGAATAATCGCCAGCAGGCTCTTGGGTCTCCCCTTTGAAGTGGGTGTCTTTGTGGGTCTTGTAGGTATTCTGGTTTGCTCCTTTCTCGGTGGTATGAAGGCGGTTACATGGACGCAGGTCGCTCAATATATAGTGCTAATAATAGCCTATCTAATACCAGTGACCGTTCTCTCTTATAAATACACAGGCAATCCCATATCTCAAGTCTCCTACGGCTTTGCTCTTCAGGGTATAGAGCAAAAATTTGCACAGCTAAGGGAAGACCCAAAGGAGCAGGAAGTTAGAGAGATATGGAAAAAGAGGGCAGAAGAGCTAAAGGCAAAAATAGAGACACTGCCTCAGAGCTGGGAGCAAGGCAAAAGGGAGCTTGAGGAAAAGCTAAGGGCTCTGCCTGCGGATGACCCCCAAAGGGCGGAGATAGAAAAACAGCTAAAAGAGTATCCTAAGTCTCCTGAGGAAGCCAAGGAAAAGTGGACTGATGCCATGAAAAAGGCAACTGAGGCTTCTAAACCTCCAAAATCCTACATAACTCCTCCTTCTGATGCAAAAGGCATGGCAAACTTTCTTGCACTCACGCTTATGCTTATGCTCGGAACCGCAGGACTTCCACACGTTATAATGAGGTTTTACACCACACCAACGGTAAGGGAAGCAAGAACCTCTGCAGGATGGGCTCTCTTCTTCATACTTCTTCTATACATAACCGCACCAGCTTATGCAGCCTTTGGAAGGTATGAGATGCTAAACTTGGTAGGCAAAGCCTTTAGTGAACTTCCTGACTGGGTCCAAAAATGGGCAAAGGTAAACCTAATAACCATAAGGGACCTAAACGGAGATGGTATAGTGCAGTTTGCAGAGATATCCATACATCCAGATATGATAGTGCTTGCTACTCCAGAGATAGCTGGTCTTCCTTATGTTATAGCTGGCTTTGTGGCAGCGGGAGGTCTTGCTGCAGCACTTTCCACTGCGGACGGATTGCTTATTACCATCTCTAACGCCATATCTCACGACCTTTATTACAAGATGATAAACCCTAACCTTTCACCTTCTACAAGGGTTAAGATAGGAAAAGCTCTACTGCTTGTGGTTGCCCTTATAGGTGCCTATGTTGCCAGCTTCAGGCTTGCTATAATCGTTGAACTCGTTGCCTGGGCTTTCTCTCTTGCCGCAGCTTCTCTCTTCCCAGCTCTCGTGCTTGGTATATGGGACAAGAGGATGAACAAGCAGGGAGCTATAGCGGGTATGATAGTGGGTCTTACTGCAACCATCATATACCTATACCTTAGCAGGTTCAAAGGCATAGAGCTTTTCGGCATAAAGCCCATAGCATCCGGTATATTTGGCATGCCTCTTAACTTCCTCGTTGCCCTTGTGGTCTCAAGGCTTACACCACCCCCGCCTCAGAAGCTCCAAGAGTTTGTAGACAGCATACGCTATCCAAAGGGTGCAGTAAAGGCTGGAGCTCAGGAGTAA
- a CDS encoding YggT family protein produces the protein MEQFLNYTLAFYMWLVLGRAALSFFTTDRRNFFYNMLYMPTEPAYRVYRKFLPCCHTLAIVITLLLLRYAVIKLL, from the coding sequence ATGGAGCAATTCCTCAATTACACCCTTGCCTTTTATATGTGGCTCGTCCTTGGGCGAGCCGCCCTATCCTTCTTCACGACAGATAGAAGAAACTTCTTCTACAACATGCTTTATATGCCTACAGAACCCGCATACAGGGTCTACAGGAAGTTTCTTCCCTGTTGTCATACCCTTGCCATAGTCATAACCCTTTTACTACTTAGGTATGCGGTCATAAAGTTACTCTAA
- a CDS encoding putative nucleotidyltransferase substrate binding domain-containing protein yields the protein MLDAERFLSEIEPFNLLSEKQRRAIAHNLLVECYKKGEVIFKEGSKPLEFLYILRSGSVLLEREGEPVEYLHEGECFGYVSLMSKNPPTSTAKAVEDSVVFLLNRKIFSSLMGEHEGFREYFTQKLARRLVASKKQHTSTVEKHMEVLLEDLNLRPPLTLDGSKTVEEAIREMVAKDSTYVLVRLQEGLGILTERDVLKRVLAKGLKPEEVKLKDVATFPVVSIESNKTLYEAMVLMARHGIRKILVLKNSTPIGLLEDRDIIAYESKNAVLLIKEIDKAKTVQELRYLYGLVREQVLDLVFHGTDPEKLGEYISEINDRFMKRAVYIALNRLGEEPLVPFSIMVLGSEGRKEQSLKTDQDNALIYQDYPLLDFEPRAYFERFSKVYIEVLLQIGFPPCPGNVMISNPFWRRSAGEWERVVSEWIEKPKPENILNVAIFFDFRNVFGDQTLVQRLWQHVKNSIEKNPGFIPFLAVDAVRFKPPLGFFRDFVVERSGEHKGEIDIKKGGIFPITQGVRALALEKGISQQNTFERIEELSKNGVLTPEYAKDLKEAYRFLLGIRFKFQAQKIKEGKEPDNYINPDQLSKAEKGTLKDVFRIIKEFQEFLYERYNLRYFE from the coding sequence ATGTTAGACGCAGAAAGGTTTCTCTCGGAGATTGAACCCTTTAACCTTCTCAGTGAAAAGCAGAGAAGAGCTATAGCCCATAACCTATTGGTGGAATGCTACAAAAAAGGTGAGGTAATATTTAAAGAAGGCTCAAAACCTTTAGAGTTTCTATACATACTTAGAAGTGGCAGTGTTCTGCTTGAGAGAGAAGGAGAGCCAGTAGAATACCTCCATGAAGGTGAGTGCTTTGGATATGTGTCTTTGATGAGCAAAAACCCACCAACTTCAACCGCAAAGGCTGTAGAAGATAGTGTGGTTTTTTTACTTAATAGAAAGATTTTTAGCTCCCTGATGGGAGAGCACGAAGGATTTAGAGAATATTTTACTCAAAAATTGGCAAGAAGGTTGGTTGCCTCAAAAAAACAACATACCTCCACGGTAGAAAAACATATGGAAGTTCTTCTTGAAGACCTAAACCTAAGACCACCACTTACCCTTGATGGCTCTAAGACAGTTGAGGAAGCTATAAGAGAAATGGTGGCAAAGGATAGCACCTATGTTCTTGTAAGACTTCAAGAGGGTCTGGGAATACTAACCGAGAGGGATGTGCTAAAGAGGGTATTAGCCAAAGGGCTAAAGCCAGAGGAAGTAAAACTGAAAGATGTTGCCACCTTTCCAGTAGTTTCTATAGAAAGCAATAAAACCCTTTACGAAGCCATGGTGCTTATGGCAAGGCATGGCATAAGGAAGATACTCGTTCTCAAAAACAGCACACCCATAGGCTTGCTTGAGGACAGAGATATTATAGCCTATGAGAGCAAGAATGCGGTTCTACTTATAAAGGAGATAGACAAGGCAAAGACAGTGCAAGAGCTAAGATACCTTTACGGACTTGTAAGGGAGCAGGTGTTGGATTTGGTCTTTCATGGCACAGACCCAGAAAAACTTGGAGAATACATATCAGAGATAAACGACCGCTTTATGAAAAGGGCGGTTTACATAGCTTTGAATAGGCTTGGAGAAGAACCCCTCGTTCCCTTTAGCATAATGGTCTTAGGAAGCGAAGGCAGGAAGGAGCAAAGCCTAAAAACAGACCAAGACAACGCACTTATATATCAAGACTATCCACTTCTTGACTTTGAGCCAAGAGCATATTTTGAAAGGTTTTCAAAAGTCTACATAGAGGTTCTTCTTCAGATAGGCTTTCCGCCGTGTCCTGGTAATGTGATGATATCAAACCCCTTCTGGAGAAGGTCTGCAGGAGAATGGGAAAGGGTGGTGTCAGAGTGGATTGAAAAGCCAAAGCCAGAAAACATACTTAACGTGGCGATTTTCTTTGACTTCAGAAATGTGTTTGGTGACCAAACTTTGGTGCAAAGACTGTGGCAACACGTGAAAAATAGCATAGAGAAAAACCCGGGCTTTATTCCCTTCCTTGCGGTAGATGCAGTAAGGTTTAAGCCACCTCTTGGATTTTTTAGAGACTTTGTAGTAGAAAGAAGTGGAGAGCATAAGGGCGAGATAGACATTAAAAAGGGTGGCATATTCCCCATAACTCAGGGTGTGCGAGCCTTAGCACTTGAAAAGGGCATATCTCAACAAAACACCTTTGAGCGTATAGAGGAGTTAAGTAAAAACGGAGTTTTAACACCAGAATATGCAAAAGACTTAAAAGAAGCCTACAGATTTCTCCTCGGTATAAGGTTCAAGTTTCAGGCACAAAAGATAAAAGAAGGCAAAGAGCCAGACAACTACATAAACCCTGACCAACTATCAAAGGCAGAAAAGGGAACGCTTAAGGATGTATTCAGGATAATAAAAGAGTTTCAAGAGTTTCTATATGAAAGATACAACTTGAGGTATTTTGAATGA
- a CDS encoding 3'-5' exonuclease, translating to MIRALIDKLLGSREELSWEVNKETKIEDLCFVVFDTETTGLDLKKDEALGIGAVKIENLRIDLSKNFYALLKPTKEYNESIKVHGITPEDLRSARERKEICMEFLEYAKGYILAGYFLQIDIAMLKRLIKEECGFSLKAYALDLLDLVEHKGKVPTLEELLKIFKLPISTQHNALEDAYMTALLLLRLLKDGNYKKLKDLPVRRF from the coding sequence ATGATAAGGGCTCTCATAGATAAACTCTTAGGGAGCAGGGAAGAGCTTAGCTGGGAGGTAAACAAAGAGACAAAAATTGAGGACCTGTGCTTTGTAGTCTTTGATACAGAAACTACTGGGCTTGACCTTAAAAAGGACGAAGCTCTAGGTATTGGTGCGGTAAAGATAGAAAACCTCAGAATAGACCTAAGCAAAAATTTCTATGCCCTTCTAAAGCCCACAAAGGAGTATAACGAATCAATAAAAGTGCACGGCATAACCCCAGAGGATTTACGCAGTGCAAGAGAGAGAAAAGAGATATGCATGGAGTTTTTAGAGTACGCAAAGGGATATATACTTGCAGGATACTTTCTTCAAATTGACATAGCCATGCTCAAAAGGCTTATAAAAGAGGAGTGTGGGTTTTCCCTGAAAGCCTACGCCCTTGACCTGCTCGACTTAGTGGAACACAAGGGTAAAGTGCCAACCCTTGAAGAACTTCTAAAAATCTTTAAACTTCCCATATCAACCCAACACAACGCCCTTGAGGATGCATATATGACCGCCCTCCTATTGTTAAGACTTCTGAAAGATGGAAACTACAAGAAACTCAAAGACCTTCCCGTTAGGAGATTTTAG